One window of the Xiphophorus hellerii strain 12219 chromosome 15, Xiphophorus_hellerii-4.1, whole genome shotgun sequence genome contains the following:
- the srp9 gene encoding signal recognition particle 9 kDa protein, with amino-acid sequence MPYYQTWEEFARAAEKLYLADPMKVRVVLKYRHCDGNLCIKVTDNAVCLQYKTDQAQDVKKIEKLHGKLMRLMVSKETHSGSMEMD; translated from the exons ATGCCTTACTATCAGACTTGGGAGGAGTTCGCTCGGGCAGCAGAAAAGCTGTACCTGGCGGATCcaatgaag GTCAGGGTGGTGCTGAAGTACAGACATTGCGATGGTAACCTCTGCATCAAAGTCACAGACAACGCCGTG TGTCTACAGTACAAGACAGACCAGGCTCAGGATGTGAAGAAGATTGAGAAGCTCCATGGAAAACTGATGAGACTCATGGTGTCCAAGGAGACCCACAGCGGCTCCATGGAGATGGACTAA